From Ptychodera flava strain L36383 chromosome 2, AS_Pfla_20210202, whole genome shotgun sequence, the proteins below share one genomic window:
- the LOC139116328 gene encoding probable methyltransferase-like protein 25 isoform X1, which produces MAKRDKNIRLSELKRHLGDIHSFLRSHQILGNVNTVGFFTENQWSLVPNDIQRELLTLRDAELSLLAVDRHREHEGNCWKEACTIAQTTESVAGDIGARHQATPQPLPLSSRFVVSEEAPSDLCEFVCAAKRLCLTHSDLKHLTGSVESDVQRNVNVVTERGGPVDFGMKNKKFHEVTLMSNIITALCRLYGIKQVIDVGSGKGYLSENLALQHGLHVLGIDSSESNKSGALLRNRKLQKFWPGLQRAGKRSERTGSESVCNDKPLSASVDGVSVRSGRKECDVRISKSRECTDIVCASCVKPVPVKVGEEHCAEANGKKVQQTGATFCEPNGTACERAEVTVASFADPNFSDNDSEESQNVNQETLVSRDFSQQLQIDDKDAKKKFPKVSEIKSYQPVTAFVDTDTELSTLYTVNAGKPSETGEETEPLLLTGLHTCGDLAPSILRLFTKNQSAKVLCNVGCCYNLLTEEFEDDTEVSDTEFGFPMSDVLRQMKAKIGRGARMLACSSVDRSAAEGRLPSKSLYYRAVLQVIIEEHYEKLSSDQRVGRMAAKCKTFLEYVRKALRKLQLDDTKLSDEDIISYDEKYSSDRRKLECFVQYRTILAPVIESYLLLDRLCYLLQQDDIESASIVQLFDPVISPRCYAVIATKR; this is translated from the exons ATGGCGAAACGTGATAAAAATATTCGTCTCTCTGAACTGAAGCGTCACCTCGGCGACATACATTCATTTCTACGTTCGCACCAGATTCTCGGGAATGTAAACACAGTAGGATTCTTCACGGAGAACCAGTGGTCACTCGTTCCAAACGATATACAACGGGAGTTGCTGACCCTACGAGATGCAGAGCTGTCTCTCCTTGCGGTTGACAGACACCGTGAACATGAAGGTAACTGCTGGAAGGAAGCGTGCACGATCGCGCAGACCACTGAATCTGTGGCCGGGGACATTGGAGCACGCCACCAAGCGACTCCTCAGCCACTACCTCTGTCAAGCCGGTTTGTCGTCAGTGAAGAAGCCCCCAGTGACTTGTGTGAATTTGTGTGTGCAGCCAAGCGGCTTTGCCTGACTCATTCTGACTTGAAACATCTCACAGGCAGTGTTGAATCAGATGTGCAAAGAAACGTTAACGTGGTTACAGAACGAGGAGGTCCTGTCGACTTCGGAATGAAGAACAAAAAATTCCACGAAGTAACGTTGATGTCAAACATCATCACAGCGCTTTGCAGGCTCTACGGTATAAAACAG GTCATCGATGTTGGCAGTGGCAAAGGTTATCTCAGTGAGAACTTGGCACTTCAACATGGACTTCATGTGCTCGGTATAGATTCATCAGAATCCAATAAATCTGGTGCCCTGCTGAGAAATCgcaaacttcaaaaattttggCCCGGACTGCAGAGAGCTGGGAAAAGATCTGAACGGACAGGAAGTGAAAGTGTGTGTAATGATAAGCCCCTATCTGCGTCTGTGGATGGAGTGTCAGTAAGGTCAGGGAGAAAGGAATGCGACGTGAGAATTAGCAAATCAAGAGAATGCACCGACATTGTCTGTGCATCTTGTGTTAAACCTGTGCCAGTGAAAGTAGGTGAAGAACATTGTGCAGAGGCTAATGGAAAGAAAGTGCAACAAACAGGTGCCACTTTTTGTGAACCAAATGGGACGGCATGTGAACGTGCTGAAGTTACTGTCGCCTCATTTGCGGACCCCAATTTCTCTGACAACGACTCTGAAGAAAGTCAGAACGTGAATCAAGAGACTTTGGTTTCAAGAGATTTTTCACAGCAGCTGCAAATTGATGACAAGGATGCTAAAAAGAAGTTTCCTAAAGTCAGCGAAATTAAGTCGTATCAGCCAGTGACTGCGTTTGTAGACACCGACACAGAACTTTCAACACTATATACAGTGAATGCAGGGAAACCTAGTGAAACTGGGGAAGAG ACTGAGCCACTGTTACTGACAGGCCTTCATACCTGTGGAGATTTAGCGCCCTCTATCCTTCGTCTGTTCACCAAAAACCAATCAGCAAAGGTTCTCTGTAATGTCGGCTGTTGCTACAATCTGCTGACAGAGGAATTTGAAGATGATACTGAGGTGTCAGATACTGAGTTTGGATTCCCAATGAGTGATGTCCTACGGCAAATGAAAGCAAAGATTGGAAGAGGAGCCAGAATGTTAGCCTGTTCC TCTGTGGATAGGTCAGCTGCAGAGGGCAGGCTTCCTTCAAAGTCACTGTACTACAGAGCTGTACTTCAAGTGATCATTGAAGAACATTATGAGAAACTCAGTAG TGATCAACGCGTTGGAAGGATGGCTGCCAAATGTAAAACTTTTCTGGAGTATGTGAGAAAAGCACTCAGGAAACTTCAACTAGATGATACAAAG CTTTCAGATGAAGACATTATCAGCTATGATGAAAAATATTCTAGTGACCGGAGAAAGCTAGAATGTTTTGTTCAATACAGGACCATCTTGGCACCGGTGATTGAGAGTTATCTGCTCTTAGACAGACTCTGCTACTTGCTTCAACAG
- the LOC139116328 gene encoding probable methyltransferase-like protein 25 isoform X2, producing MAKRDKNIRLSELKRHLGDIHSFLRSHQILGNVNTVGFFTENQWSLVPNDIQRELLTLRDAELSLLAVDRHREHEGNCWKEACTIAQTTESVAGDIGARHQATPQPLPLSSRFVVSEEAPSDLCEFVCAAKRLCLTHSDLKHLTGSVESDVQRNVNVVTERGGPVDFGMKNKKFHEVTLMSNIITALCRLYGIKQVIDVGSGKGYLSENLALQHGLHVLGIDSSESNKSGALLRNRKLQKFWPGLQRAGKRSERTGSESVCNDKPLSASVDGVSVRSGRKECDVRISKSRECTDIVCASCVKPVPVKVGEEHCAEANGKKVQQTGATFCEPNGTACERAEVTVASFADPNFSDNDSEESQNVNQETLVSRDFSQQLQIDDKDAKKKFPKVSEIKSYQPVTAFVDTDTELSTLYTVNAGKPSETGEETEPLLLTGLHTCGDLAPSILRLFTKNQSAKVLCNVGCCYNLLTEEFEDDTEVSDTEFGFPMSDVLRQMKAKIGRGARMLACSSVDRSAAEGRLPSKSLYYRAVLQVIIEEHYEKLSSDQRVGRMAAKCKTFLEYVRKALRKLQLDDTKLSDEDIISYDEKYSSDRRKLECFVQYRTILAPVIESYLLLDRLCYLLQQSGPEVTFQQ from the exons ATGGCGAAACGTGATAAAAATATTCGTCTCTCTGAACTGAAGCGTCACCTCGGCGACATACATTCATTTCTACGTTCGCACCAGATTCTCGGGAATGTAAACACAGTAGGATTCTTCACGGAGAACCAGTGGTCACTCGTTCCAAACGATATACAACGGGAGTTGCTGACCCTACGAGATGCAGAGCTGTCTCTCCTTGCGGTTGACAGACACCGTGAACATGAAGGTAACTGCTGGAAGGAAGCGTGCACGATCGCGCAGACCACTGAATCTGTGGCCGGGGACATTGGAGCACGCCACCAAGCGACTCCTCAGCCACTACCTCTGTCAAGCCGGTTTGTCGTCAGTGAAGAAGCCCCCAGTGACTTGTGTGAATTTGTGTGTGCAGCCAAGCGGCTTTGCCTGACTCATTCTGACTTGAAACATCTCACAGGCAGTGTTGAATCAGATGTGCAAAGAAACGTTAACGTGGTTACAGAACGAGGAGGTCCTGTCGACTTCGGAATGAAGAACAAAAAATTCCACGAAGTAACGTTGATGTCAAACATCATCACAGCGCTTTGCAGGCTCTACGGTATAAAACAG GTCATCGATGTTGGCAGTGGCAAAGGTTATCTCAGTGAGAACTTGGCACTTCAACATGGACTTCATGTGCTCGGTATAGATTCATCAGAATCCAATAAATCTGGTGCCCTGCTGAGAAATCgcaaacttcaaaaattttggCCCGGACTGCAGAGAGCTGGGAAAAGATCTGAACGGACAGGAAGTGAAAGTGTGTGTAATGATAAGCCCCTATCTGCGTCTGTGGATGGAGTGTCAGTAAGGTCAGGGAGAAAGGAATGCGACGTGAGAATTAGCAAATCAAGAGAATGCACCGACATTGTCTGTGCATCTTGTGTTAAACCTGTGCCAGTGAAAGTAGGTGAAGAACATTGTGCAGAGGCTAATGGAAAGAAAGTGCAACAAACAGGTGCCACTTTTTGTGAACCAAATGGGACGGCATGTGAACGTGCTGAAGTTACTGTCGCCTCATTTGCGGACCCCAATTTCTCTGACAACGACTCTGAAGAAAGTCAGAACGTGAATCAAGAGACTTTGGTTTCAAGAGATTTTTCACAGCAGCTGCAAATTGATGACAAGGATGCTAAAAAGAAGTTTCCTAAAGTCAGCGAAATTAAGTCGTATCAGCCAGTGACTGCGTTTGTAGACACCGACACAGAACTTTCAACACTATATACAGTGAATGCAGGGAAACCTAGTGAAACTGGGGAAGAG ACTGAGCCACTGTTACTGACAGGCCTTCATACCTGTGGAGATTTAGCGCCCTCTATCCTTCGTCTGTTCACCAAAAACCAATCAGCAAAGGTTCTCTGTAATGTCGGCTGTTGCTACAATCTGCTGACAGAGGAATTTGAAGATGATACTGAGGTGTCAGATACTGAGTTTGGATTCCCAATGAGTGATGTCCTACGGCAAATGAAAGCAAAGATTGGAAGAGGAGCCAGAATGTTAGCCTGTTCC TCTGTGGATAGGTCAGCTGCAGAGGGCAGGCTTCCTTCAAAGTCACTGTACTACAGAGCTGTACTTCAAGTGATCATTGAAGAACATTATGAGAAACTCAGTAG TGATCAACGCGTTGGAAGGATGGCTGCCAAATGTAAAACTTTTCTGGAGTATGTGAGAAAAGCACTCAGGAAACTTCAACTAGATGATACAAAG CTTTCAGATGAAGACATTATCAGCTATGATGAAAAATATTCTAGTGACCGGAGAAAGCTAGAATGTTTTGTTCAATACAGGACCATCTTGGCACCGGTGATTGAGAGTTATCTGCTCTTAGACAGACTCTGCTACTTGCTTCAACAG
- the LOC139116328 gene encoding probable methyltransferase-like protein 25 isoform X3, with protein sequence MAKRDKNIRLSELKRHLGDIHSFLRSHQILGNVNTVGFFTENQWSLVPNDIQRELLTLRDAELSLLAVDRHREHEGNCWKEACTIAQTTESVAGDIGARHQATPQPLPLSSRFVVSEEAPSDLCEFVCAAKRLCLTHSDLKHLTGSVESDVQRNVNVVTERGGPVDFGMKNKKFHEVTLMSNIITALCRLYGIKQVIDVGSGKGYLSENLALQHGLHVLGIDSSESNKSGALLRNRKLQKFWPGLQRAGKRSERTGSESVCNDKPLSASVDGVSVRSGRKECDVRISKSRECTDIVCASCVKPVPVKVGEEHCAEANGKKVQQTGATFCEPNGTACERAEVTVASFADPNFSDNDSEESQNVNQETLVSRDFSQQLQIDDKDAKKKFPKVSEIKSYQPVTAFVDTDTELSTLYTVNAGKPSETGEETEPLLLTGLHTCGDLAPSILRLFTKNQSAKVLCNVGCCYNLLTEEFEDDTEVSDTEFGFPMSDVLRQMKAKIGRGARMLACSSVDRSAAEGRLPSKSLYYRAVLQVIIEEHYEKLMINALEGWLPNVKLFWSM encoded by the exons ATGGCGAAACGTGATAAAAATATTCGTCTCTCTGAACTGAAGCGTCACCTCGGCGACATACATTCATTTCTACGTTCGCACCAGATTCTCGGGAATGTAAACACAGTAGGATTCTTCACGGAGAACCAGTGGTCACTCGTTCCAAACGATATACAACGGGAGTTGCTGACCCTACGAGATGCAGAGCTGTCTCTCCTTGCGGTTGACAGACACCGTGAACATGAAGGTAACTGCTGGAAGGAAGCGTGCACGATCGCGCAGACCACTGAATCTGTGGCCGGGGACATTGGAGCACGCCACCAAGCGACTCCTCAGCCACTACCTCTGTCAAGCCGGTTTGTCGTCAGTGAAGAAGCCCCCAGTGACTTGTGTGAATTTGTGTGTGCAGCCAAGCGGCTTTGCCTGACTCATTCTGACTTGAAACATCTCACAGGCAGTGTTGAATCAGATGTGCAAAGAAACGTTAACGTGGTTACAGAACGAGGAGGTCCTGTCGACTTCGGAATGAAGAACAAAAAATTCCACGAAGTAACGTTGATGTCAAACATCATCACAGCGCTTTGCAGGCTCTACGGTATAAAACAG GTCATCGATGTTGGCAGTGGCAAAGGTTATCTCAGTGAGAACTTGGCACTTCAACATGGACTTCATGTGCTCGGTATAGATTCATCAGAATCCAATAAATCTGGTGCCCTGCTGAGAAATCgcaaacttcaaaaattttggCCCGGACTGCAGAGAGCTGGGAAAAGATCTGAACGGACAGGAAGTGAAAGTGTGTGTAATGATAAGCCCCTATCTGCGTCTGTGGATGGAGTGTCAGTAAGGTCAGGGAGAAAGGAATGCGACGTGAGAATTAGCAAATCAAGAGAATGCACCGACATTGTCTGTGCATCTTGTGTTAAACCTGTGCCAGTGAAAGTAGGTGAAGAACATTGTGCAGAGGCTAATGGAAAGAAAGTGCAACAAACAGGTGCCACTTTTTGTGAACCAAATGGGACGGCATGTGAACGTGCTGAAGTTACTGTCGCCTCATTTGCGGACCCCAATTTCTCTGACAACGACTCTGAAGAAAGTCAGAACGTGAATCAAGAGACTTTGGTTTCAAGAGATTTTTCACAGCAGCTGCAAATTGATGACAAGGATGCTAAAAAGAAGTTTCCTAAAGTCAGCGAAATTAAGTCGTATCAGCCAGTGACTGCGTTTGTAGACACCGACACAGAACTTTCAACACTATATACAGTGAATGCAGGGAAACCTAGTGAAACTGGGGAAGAG ACTGAGCCACTGTTACTGACAGGCCTTCATACCTGTGGAGATTTAGCGCCCTCTATCCTTCGTCTGTTCACCAAAAACCAATCAGCAAAGGTTCTCTGTAATGTCGGCTGTTGCTACAATCTGCTGACAGAGGAATTTGAAGATGATACTGAGGTGTCAGATACTGAGTTTGGATTCCCAATGAGTGATGTCCTACGGCAAATGAAAGCAAAGATTGGAAGAGGAGCCAGAATGTTAGCCTGTTCC TCTGTGGATAGGTCAGCTGCAGAGGGCAGGCTTCCTTCAAAGTCACTGTACTACAGAGCTGTACTTCAAGTGATCATTGAAGAACATTATGAGAAACTCA TGATCAACGCGTTGGAAGGATGGCTGCCAAATGTAAAACTTTTCTGGAGTATGTGA